The genomic interval TAACTCTTGCCGTCTGTTTGGCAACTGAGGCTAGGATCCTTTTGTTGGATGAGCCGGTTGCAGGCGTCGCCCGGCAAATGATAGATCAGATTCTGGATCGTCTTCAGGTTTTGCGTGAACAGGGGAAAGCGATCGTGTTCATTGAACATGACATCGAGGCGGTTCGCCAAGTTGCAGACCATATCATCGTGATGGACGACGGCAAGGTCATAGTAGAAGGTGGCCCGAGAGAGGTATTGGAGAGACCCGAGATCATGGAGGCGTACTTGGGATGACCACAGCCACGGATTCACTCGAATGAACAAAGGTGGCACGGCACTGCTGAAGACACAGGCGCTGGTTGCCGGTTATGGTAAGAAACAGGTGCTGAACGGCGTGGATCTTGAGGTTAATAGCGGAAGCATCGTCGCATTGATTGGTCACAACGGAGCTGGTAAGTCCACCTTGCTGAAAGCTGTATTCGGTATGCTACCGGTCTGGACTGGAGCGGTGATTTATGACGGGCGGAAACTCAACAGCGCTAAGCCCCGCGATCTACTACGCGGCGGTATGGCCTACATCGTCCAGGGCAATCGGGTGTTCACCGACCTAAGTGTGCACGAGAATCTGGATGTTGGCAGTATGATCCTCCCGAACAGAGCGTCCCGACGGGAGGGAATCGAACGGGCGTTGATTGCTTTTCCTGTACTACGAGAACGATTGAAACAACAGGCAGGAACATTGTCCGGTGGCGAGAAGCAGATGTTGGCTTTGGCGAACGCCATGGTGCTATCCCCTCGCCTGCTTCTACTCGACGAACCATCTCTGGGGCTATCACCTAACATGATTACTGAAGCACTCGGTCGCATTAAGCAACTAAACCGAGATGAGGGGATCAGTATTCTGATCGTCGAACAGAAGGTCCGTGAAGTCCTGAATATCTGCCATTGGGTGTATTGCCTCAAACTCGGGGAAGTGACCTACGGAGGCCCGCCGACAGCGCTTAAGAACGATCCAGACAAGCTGCGGAGGGTATTTCTTTGATTTGACCTTTCCGCCCTCTCGATGTGGCATAGTGAAGGGGGAAAGGTCAACAGGACGGTCAACCACTGGGAGAATGGGAAGCGCACACGCATAATGTCCCAATATTGTGCGCCGTGCAAAGGCGGCAATTTCCAGTGGGTGCAATTCCCACCCGGCGACGGATTGCTCCAGCATACTTGCGGAGGCGGATGCGTATTCCGGTGAGGTCCGGCGGGGATTGTTTCGCTTCCATGGGGTCGGATGTATTTACACAGAATTTCCCTGAGTCTCATCCGTTTCGCGGTTGTGTGAATGAGAGGAAGCCCCCCGACCCGGCGTCTTTCAAGTTTTTCTGTTCAGGACTTGACATCTTGATCCTAATAGTATTATCTTGGATCAAGATGTCAAACAGAAAACGAATAATAAATGCAGAAAAGAAACGGCAGGCTCTTCTGTCAAGGCTTTTGGATGCTTCGCTACCACACGGCTCTTCTGCTCGTTGACCACCAGCTTCAATTTCGTGGTCAGGTACCTGGTGATGCTGGCCTCCACGCGTTCCCCCGCCCGAAAGCTGCGCACGACGATCCGTAGGTGAGTAGCCCGAGGGAATTTCACCCTCAGGCCCTCTCAGAACCGGACGTGAACCTCTCGGCTCATCCGGCTCCCATCATCTCACCGATGGCGAAACCCCCATCTGCCAGTGCGCAAGGAGCCTGGGTTCTCGCTTTGCGATTCTTCCAAGCCAATATTCTGCACGCCTGCGATAACGATAGAGCCTCTTATACTTCCGCCGAGCCCATTGCACCAAGGCTCGATTCATGTGTCGCAGGACTGAAT from Candidatus Eisenbacteria bacterium carries:
- a CDS encoding ABC transporter ATP-binding protein; its protein translation is MNKGGTALLKTQALVAGYGKKQVLNGVDLEVNSGSIVALIGHNGAGKSTLLKAVFGMLPVWTGAVIYDGRKLNSAKPRDLLRGGMAYIVQGNRVFTDLSVHENLDVGSMILPNRASRREGIERALIAFPVLRERLKQQAGTLSGGEKQMLALANAMVLSPRLLLLDEPSLGLSPNMITEALGRIKQLNRDEGISILIVEQKVREVLNICHWVYCLKLGEVTYGGPPTALKNDPDKLRRVFL